The Deltaproteobacteria bacterium HGW-Deltaproteobacteria-4 genomic interval GCGCCCTTCGCTGCTATTGATTTTGGCGCCGTTGAACATGGCATCGCGGTGGATGTCAAGGTTGCGAACTCGGGCGAGCTGGCAGAGCAGCGGCATAGTCTCGGCATCGATGAGCTGTTTGGAGTAGTCGAAGAGGAGCCCGTCAAATTCGACGGAGAAGCGGGCAAAACGATCAGGATCGGCGGCAAAGGCAGCGCGTAGCGAGCGCCCTTCCCAGTTGCGGCGATGTTCGGTCAGGGCCTGCCAGGCCGGCAGTTCAGTCAGATTATCCATGGGGCTCTCCTTTGGGGGGTGAATCATCAATCAAGTTGACCACCTCGACTTTATACACCATACTTGCCCCCTTGTCAGCCGCATCTACCACAAAAACTTGTGTCATTCCCGAAGGAAACTATCATGGCTCTGCCCTCCACGATCTACCGCGTCAGCATCGAACTTGCTGATCTCGATCGTAATCTTTATGAAAAACTCGAAACGACCATTGCCCGTCATCCCTCCGAGACCAATGAACGGCTCATTGCCCGTCTCTTTGCATACGCCCTCTGCTACAGCGAGGATCTGAGCTTTACCAAGGGGATTGCCGCGGCGGATGAGCCGGATCTCTGGACCAAGGAGCCGGATGGGCGGGTGCGGGAATGGATCGAGGTCGGCCTCCCCGACTTCGAACGGCTGCGCAAGGTCAGCCGTCATGCCGAAAAGGTAATGCTGATCGCCAGCGGCAGTGCCAGCGCGTTCTGGCGCTGGCAGGAAGCGATGTTCCCCAGGCTCGCGGTCATCGACAACCTGACGATCCTCGCGCTGGAGCCGGCCTTTGTCGGCCAGATTGTCGCCAAGTTGCAGCGGGCAATTACCTGGTCGCTGACGATCACCGAGGGAAACATCTATCTCACCATCGGCAACGACACGCTCGAATCGCAGATCCTCTTTCTCCAGGGGGAGCGGTGATCATCTGGATCGACGCCGACGCCTGTCCGCGTCTCGCGCGGGAGATCGTTTTCAAGGCGGCCGAGAGGCTGAAGTTGCCGGTCTGTCTCGTCGCCAACCAGCCGATGGGCCGGCATCATTCGTCGCTGATTACTTCGGTGCATGTCCATGGTGGTTTTGATGCCGCCGATGACTATATTGCCCAGCAGGTCGCCCCCGGCGATCTCGTCATCACCGCCGACATTCCCCTCGCTGCCCGCATCGTCAGCGCCGGCGCTCTCGCCATCGACCCGCGTGGCGACCTCTACGACGATTCCAACGTCAACGAACGCCTGTCGATGCGTGATCTCCTCGCCGACCTCCGCAACGACGGCCTCGTTTCCGGCGGCCCGCCTCCCTTTGGTGTGAATGACCGGAAACGCTTTGCGGCGACGCTGGACCGGACTCTGACCCGATTGAATCGACCAGGTTGAACCGGCGCGTCTCTTCTTAATTCACAGGTAACGATTTCCCATGACGACTCGCACCCTCACCCTCAGCGACGGCCGCAGCATTACTTATCACATTCGCCGCTCGCAGCGGGCCAAGCACGTGGGGTTGCGCCTCAGCCGCCAGGCCGGGCTGCAGGTGACGGTGCCGCTCGGCGTCACCCTGGCGCGGGTCGATGCGGTGGTCCTTGCCAAGAGCGTGTGGATCATCAAGCATCTGACCAGTTTCGCCGCCATGCCGCCCGCGCTGCCCGTTCCGACCGCTCCGGCGCCGCTCCCCCTGGGCATCGCGCTGCCGGCCCTCGGCGAGACCTGGACAGTGGCGTACGCGCAGAGCGGGATGTCTGGCGTGCGCGCAGCCACTCTCGCGCCGGGAGAGTTGCAGCTACGCGGCGCGGTGGCAGATGAAGAACTCTGCCGGCGGGTGCTGCGCTTGTGGCTGGCGCAACGCGCCGAGATGACGTTGCTGCCGCAATTGCAGGAGCTGGCCATTGCCGCCGGGTTTCGCTACGTGCGCGGTCAGATCCGCGGGCAGCGCACCCGTTGGGGGAGTTGTTCAGGTCGCGGGACAATTTCCCTCAACTGGCATCTGCTCTTCCTGGCGCCGGAACAGGTGCGTTACGTGCTGCTGCACGAACTCTGTCATACGGTCGAGCTCAACCATTCTCCCCGTTTCTGGCGGTTGCTGCAGCAGCACCAACCCGACTCGGAGGCACTGCGCAAGATTATGCGCCGTGCCTGGCATGAACTGCCGGCGTGGCTGCATGAAGCGCAGCAGCCGCGGAAGGTTGATTGATTCTGCTTTGGGGGGATGGAAGGGAGGGCTTGGGCGTCGATAAGGATTACGGCTCCATCACCGCGAGACCTTCTGCCCTGGCTGCTTGATTGAGCCGATCATCAAACGAGGAGAAAGACAGCGTGAGCTGATCCCTGGTCGCGAGGCGTAGCGCGGCACTGAGATGCACGGCGTCAAAACCGCGCAGGGAGTGGCGTTCGGCCAGGTCGGCGGCGAGTTGTTCGTCGAAATCGAGGGCCACGAGATGTTTCCAGTCTGCCCGGATCGCCTCTTGCAGCCGGCGATAGCTGTCTTGATCAAGATCGCGGCTGTTAAAACGCCGGGTCAGGGCGGAGATCATTTCGGGGAGCGCTACTCGACAGGTGGCGACCATGTCCGCCTTGCCCACCCAGACGCCGACCGCTGCCGAGCCCTCTTCCTCAACATAGAGCTTGACCAGACTGCTGGTGTCGCAATAGAGGATCATCGCCGCTCCGCGATGACGGTTGCCGAAAGGGGATCTCCCTCAATCTTCACTCCGACGAGACCGGCCGGCTTTCCGCCGCTCCACGTCGCCCCCCCTTCCGCCACCAGGCCCAGGACGGCCCGGCGTTCGGGGGTGATGGGGAGGAGCAGTGCCACCTCCCTCCCCCGGTCGGTGACAACGACCTCTTCCCCTTGGCTGGCAAGACCGATGTAGGTGCTCAGATGGGCCTTAAGCTCA includes:
- a CDS encoding M48 family peptidase — protein: MTTRTLTLSDGRSITYHIRRSQRAKHVGLRLSRQAGLQVTVPLGVTLARVDAVVLAKSVWIIKHLTSFAAMPPALPVPTAPAPLPLGIALPALGETWTVAYAQSGMSGVRAATLAPGELQLRGAVADEELCRRVLRLWLAQRAEMTLLPQLQELAIAAGFRYVRGQIRGQRTRWGSCSGRGTISLNWHLLFLAPEQVRYVLLHELCHTVELNHSPRFWRLLQQHQPDSEALRKIMRRAWHELPAWLHEAQQPRKVD
- a CDS encoding YaiI/YqxD family protein, with product MIIWIDADACPRLAREIVFKAAERLKLPVCLVANQPMGRHHSSLITSVHVHGGFDAADDYIAQQVAPGDLVITADIPLAARIVSAGALAIDPRGDLYDDSNVNERLSMRDLLADLRNDGLVSGGPPPFGVNDRKRFAATLDRTLTRLNRPG
- a CDS encoding VapC toxin family PIN domain ribonuclease, encoding MILYCDTSSLVKLYVEEEGSAAVGVWVGKADMVATCRVALPEMISALTRRFNSRDLDQDSYRRLQEAIRADWKHLVALDFDEQLAADLAERHSLRGFDAVHLSAALRLATRDQLTLSFSSFDDRLNQAARAEGLAVMEP
- a CDS encoding type II toxin-antitoxin system prevent-host-death family antitoxin, encoding MHTVGIRELKAHLSTYIGLASQGEEVVVTDRGREVALLLPITPERRAVLGLVAEGGATWSGGKPAGLVGVKIEGDPLSATVIAERR